AAAAAGCGATCGCACCTCTTCAATTTCCGAAGTACTGGGGATGTATCGCGGCGATGATTCACTTGCCCCATAAGTGCCAGTATAAGGTGATAAATCCACTGTCACTCCAGCAAATTTAGCGAGTGCCGCGAATTTTTCGCATACTAGTTTTCGCTTTCTGGTGTTTGCTGGTACGTTGCTTGCAGCCGCAATTAAATTAGCAGATGTGATTTCCCCTTGCAGGAGTTTCCACGCTGGCAAATAATCAGATTTCCATGTGGCAATAGTAGTAGGCGTCTGTCCCCTTCTGGCATAGTAATCAGCTTCAAATCTAGCTATCCAGTGTTCAGAGGAATGGGCGGTAGCGGTAGAGAGCGGGGAGTTCTGGTATTTCTCCCAATCAAATCTCCCATTCGCTAGCAATCCGCCAATTTCCTTTGCTTCTGCCTCCGCTCTTTGTAATCCCGCCGGATTAGCGTAGATGCCTAGAGATAAATATTGTTGATGCCAGACAACCTTGCTACTACCTGGCTTGGGTGGGAAAGTTGCACGGAGAGACAAGCGATCGCCCCTAACACAAACCACCACGCCTATCTTCCCTGCTTTCAGGCGATCGTTAACTGCTTCAAGAGTCCATTTCATCGCCCGACACCCGAACTAAATTTGAACTAAATCTTTTCCACAGTTAACCATATTTCAGGGTAATTTAGCATGGTATTAATATGCTAAATCGCGGAAACAGGTATTAGTCAAAAAGCGAAAACCCCTGGAAGTAGGGGTTTTGCGTTAAAGCCAGCAGCGGGATTTGAACTCGCGACCTTCCGATTACAAGTCGGATGCACTACCACTGTGCTATGCTGGCAAACTTGGCGATTACTTTGTAATTAGCAACCACAATTTCTTATTGTACCATAATCAATTTATTTGTCTAGCTCTAATTGCTAAAAAATATCTCCTTCTTCAGAAATTAGGCTACCAAACCAGAGATGTTGGGAATATCGCTGCTTTTTTGCGTCTTAGATGGTTGAGTTGGCGTGGCAATCGTGATTACTCAGAAAAAATCAGTGATTTTGATCGCCGAATAAAGTTGATAAATTAATATTCATAGCCAAAGCTAACTCAAATCTGGGCTGGACGCAAAAATATCTGGTACAGTTCCAAAACTGTTTTTTCTTCATACAGCTGAATAAAGGAACAGAAATATATAATTATTTTTTACAGATCATAAGCATGGCAGCACTGCTCGGACGAGATTTATTAAGTTTGGTGGACATTAGTCCAATAGAACTTCAAGAACTTCTGGAATTGGCAGCTCAACTTAAATCACAACAGCTGAAGTTGCAGTGTAATAAAGTTTTGGGGTTGTTGTTCTCCAAAGCTTCGACTCGCACACGGGTAAGTTTTACCGTGGCGATGTACCAATTAGGTGGACAGGTAATCGATCTCAACCCTAATGTCACTCAAGTTAGTCGCGGGGAACCCTTGCAAGATACGGCGCGGGTGTTAGATCGATATTTGGATATTTTGGCAATTCGCACATTTGCCCAGCAAGATTTGGAAACTTTTGCTGAATATGCCAAGATTCCGGTGATTAACGCGCTGACTGATGCAGAACATCCCTGTCAGGTATTAGCGGATTTATTGACGATTCAAGAAAGCTTTGACACCCTTGCTGGGTTAACTTTAACCTACGTGGGTGATGGCAATAATATGGCTAATTCTCTGATGTTGGGCTGTGCTTTAGTGGGGATGAATGTCAGAATTGCTACTCCTAAAGGATATGAGCCAGATTCTAGGATTGTAGAGCAAGCAAGAGCGATCGCTAATCGCAAAACTGAAGTCCTTTTAACTCACGATCCAGAATTAGCCGCTAAGGGATCTGCTGTACTTTATACTGATGTTTGGGCAAGTATGGGACAAGAGGCAGAAGCCGATAACCGAATGCCGATTTTCCAGCCTTACCAAATTTCAGAGCAGCTATTGAGCCTTGCCGATCCAGAAGCAATTGTTTTACACTGCTTACCAGCCCATCGTGGTGAAGAAATTACCGAAGAAGTTATTGAAGGTTCCCAATCACGAGTTTGGGAACAGGCTGAAAATCGCTTGCACGCCCAAAAAGCTTTGCTTGCTAGTATCTTAGGAGCAGAGTAAAAAGTCAAAAGTTAAAAGTTAAAAGGCAAAAGAAAATAAAATCATCTTGCTTTTGCCTTTTATATTTTTATTTTTCTATTGCTTATGGGGAGTTTTTTGTAGTACTAATGTTCTAGAGACATTTATAATTACTTCCCGCTTTTTTTATGGAACGTCTAACAGAAGCTCAACAAGAACTTTACGAATGGTTGGCAGAATACATTAGAACGCACCAGCATTCGCCTTCGATTCGGCAGATGATGCAAGCGATGAATTTGAAGTCACCAGCACCAATTCAAAGTCGCTTAGAACATTTACGGACTAAAGGATATATAGAATGGACTGAAGGACAAGCGCGAACGATTCGGATTTTGCGTCCTGTGAAGCAAGGTGTACCAATTTTGGGCACGATCGCTGCTGGTGGTTTAATAGAACCGTTTACTGATGCTGTAGATCATTTAGACTTTTCTAATTTCGATTTACCTCCCCAAACTTATGCTTTGCGCGTAGCTGGCGATAGCATGATCGAAGATTTAATTACTGATGGCGATGTGGTATTTCTGCGTCCAGTAGCAGAACCAAATCATTTAAAAAATGGCACTATTGTCGCCGCTAGAGTTGATGGATTTGGTACAACATTAAAACGTTTTTATCGCCAAGGCGATCGCGTCACTCTTAAACCAGCAAATCCCAAGTACAATCCCATTGAAGTCAGCGCTATACAAGTGCAGGTACAAGGTTCACTCATTGGTGTTTGGCGTGGTTACAACTAAGTAATGGGGACTGGGGAGAAATCAATTCAAAATTCAAAAACTCCTGTCTCCTCTTTCCCAATGACTAATGACTAATGACTAAATAAATATGTACCTGACGAAAAATCCAGTGCTGCAACTGCCCACTTTCCGGTTGAAATTACCGTTTGCAAGGGAAAGTAAGGGCAGTTATTACACTCCGCAACCATTGCCAGGATGCCCAAGAATGCCTGTGTCTCTGCAATTACGGCAATATCAGCGCCAAGCGATCGCTAGCTGGTTTACCAACAATGGCAGAGGGACGCTGAAAATGGCTACTGGTAGTGGTAAAACAATTACCGCATTAGCGATCGCTTGTGAATTATATCAGCAGATTAATTTACAAGTTCTGGTGGTGGTGTGTCCCTATCGCCATCTCGTCACCCAATGGGCGCGAGAATGTGAAAAATTTAATTTGCAACCCATTTTAGCTTTCGAGAATTTACGCACTTGGCAAAGTCAACTTTCTACGCAAATTTATAATCTGCGTTCTGGTTCTCAACGGTTTGTTACTGTCATAACTACGAACTCCACTTTAATTGGAGATGGGTTTCAGTCTCAACTCAAATATTTTCCCGCCAAAACTTTAATTATTGGGGATGAGGCGCATAATTTAGGCGCACCCAAGTTAGAAGAAAGTTTACCGCGAAGTGTTGGGTTGAGGCTGGCTTTATCTGCCACACCAGAGAGGTATTTTGATGATTTTGGTACGCAATCTCTATTTGATTATTTTGGCCCAGTTCTCAAGCCAGAGTTTACTTTGAGGGATGCGATCGCTCAAGGTGCTTTGGTACATTATCTGTATTATCCGGTGTTGGTGGAGTTAACTGAAGCAGAGAGTATTGCCTATTTAAAGCTAACTAAAAGAATTGGGCGATCGCTACTATATCGAGATCGAGAAAATGGCGACGCAGGAAGCTTTGAAGACAATGAAGATTTAAAGCCGTTGTTGATGCAAAGAGCAAGGTTAATTGGTGCGGCGGAAAATAAATTAAATGCTTTGCGGGATTTAATGATTACTCGCCGCGAAACTACTCACACACTTTTTTATTGTAGTGATGGTTCCCAAGATGCTGGACAACGTTCATCTCTACGCCAACTTAAAGCTGTTGCTAAAATTCTCGGAGTGGATTTAGGGTATAAAGTTAGTACCTATACAGCTCAAACAACTTTGCAAGAAAGGGAAATATTGCGCCATCAATTTGAAAGCGGAGAATTGCAAGGTTTAGTGGCAATTCGTTGTTTAGATGAAGGTGTTGATATTCCAGCAATTCAAACTGCGGTGATTTTATCAAGTTCTGGAAATCCTCGCCAATTTATTCAGCGAAGGGGGCGAGTTTTACGTCCTCATCCGGGAAAGGAACGCGCCACTATATTTGACATGATTGTTTTACCCCCAGATTTGGATAGAGAAACTATAGAAGTTGAACGTAATTTGTTGAAAAAAGAATTACGGCGCTTTGTAGAGTTTGCTGATTTAGCTGATAATGCAGGGGAAGCAAGAATGAAGTTACTTGATTTACAAAAGCGCTATGGTTTATTAGATATTTGATGATGAACTATATAGTTGTATTTTTTTGTAAAAATTTTCAAGTTTTGAAAAAAGAAGCATTAAGTATGAAATAATAAAATTATGGATTAGATTATAATGGGATGTAAGTGGCTTTAAAAATTTCACTTACATCCCATTATGATCTAGATTGCTAATGTTAATAATACCAGAAGACAATTTAATAATAAAGTCCTTTTCCAAAGAAAAATATAAATTTAAAAAAATAGTTTTTGCAAAATTAAAGATAACGCTAACAGTGGCTTTACGGTGGTAAATACAGCACTAGACAAAGTTAAAATATGGAAAATCTATATTTCCAAACTGAAGATGTCACAAGATGCGAATATCGATGATGTGCAAGAGCCAATAAACAGCGCTCCGGCGGAGGTACGGCGAATTATTGAGCGGGTATGGAAGCTGGAAAAAGGCAGGCTAGATAAGAAGATTAACAGCCATATAAATGATAATATTTTGGACATTATTAAGGAAGAGGTGCGATGAAGCTGACTTCAATCAAGCTATGCAACTTTCGCTCCTTTTATGGTACGACACCAGAGATGCTTCTGGCTGGTGGAGATGTTCAAAATACGACGATTATTCATGGCAATAATGGCTCTGGTAAAACCAGTTTACTAAATGCCTTTACGTGGGTATTATATGAGAAATTTAGTGCAGCATTTGCATCAATAGAACAGTTAGTTAATAAGCGTGCGATCGCAGAAGCTCAAAAAGGTCAAGCTGTAGAATGTTGGGTAGAGATTGGCTGGGAACATGAAGGTAAACGTTATCGAGTTAAACGCGCCTGTCGGGGTTATAAAAACGAAGGTGATTTTGACGCTGGCAAAACTCAATTAACCATGTGGGTTGGTGCAGATGATGGCAAATGGAATATACCAACTCAGCAACCAGACGATATAATTAATCAAATTTTACCTGCTACTTTACATCAATATTTTTTCTTTGACGGCGAACGAATTGAAGAAATAGTCCGTTCTGATAAAAAAGCCGAAATTGCCGAAGCTACAAAAATTTTCTTGGGTGTAGAAGTAATCAATCGTTCTATTAGACATTTGGGAGATGCTAAAAAAGCTCTAGAAAATGAATTAAAAGCAATTGGTGATTCTGAAACCAAACAACTATTACGACAGCAAGAAAAAATAGAGCGCGAACGCGAACGCATTACTAAACGGCAAACGGAAATTAAAGAAGAGTTAGAATATCAACAAACTTTTAAAAAAGAGACAAGTAACCGTTTACGAGAACTTAGTGCAGCTAAAGAATTGCAAGAAAGATGGCAAGATTTAGAATCGCAGAAGACGGCGAATCAAGAAGAATATAAAAAAACAAAGGAAGCGCTGAAAAAAGTTATCTCTGCGCGGGGTTATACAGTTTTATTGTCGGAAACTACATCCCAGTTTCGAGGAATTATCAATGATTTGAAACAGCGCGGCGAGTTAACATCAGGAATTTCGCGGGAATTTATCAGTGATTTACTCAATTCTCAGCGCTGTATTTGTGGCGCAGAATTACATGAGGGTAATCATTCTCATACTCATGTAAGTACTTGGTTAAATAAAGCCGGTTCCTCGGCGGTAGAAGAAACTGCAATTCGGATGATAGCTCAAGTAGATGAAATTGATAAGCAAGCAATAGGTTTTTGGGAAGAAGTTGATAGAGAACAAACTAGGATTAATCAGTTAAGGCAAAGCATATCTCAAATTGAAGGCGATTTAGACAATATTCAAGAACGGTTGCGAAAAGATGCTAATGAAGAAATTAGCAGTTTACAAAAACGGCTAGATGAAATTGAAAGTAAAATTGATGAATTGAATCGAGAACAGGGTGCAAATCAACAGCAAATTGCTCAACTCACAACTGAAATTGAAGGTTTGAACAAACAAATCGCTAAACAAAAGCTGAATGAAGATAAGCAAACTTTAGCACAGCGACGAATTTACGCTACTCAAGATGCAATCGAACGATTAACGGAAGTTAGAAATCGTCAAGAGCAACAATTTCGCCTGCAACTAGAAAAGCGAGTACAAGAGATATTTATGGAGATTTCTGTAACTCCATACATTCCTAAAATTAGTGAAAAATATGAACTGACATTAGTAGAAAATACTACAGGTATAGAAGCACCAGTTGCAGCTTCTACCGGAGAAAATCAGATTCTCAGTTTATCCTTTATAGCCAGCATCATTGACAAAGTACGGGAATGGAGTGAGAAGCGAAAAATGATGATGATTCCCGACAGTAGTACTTTCCCAATTGTCATGGATTCACCCTTCGGTAGTTTGGATGAGAATTCGCGGCGACACATTGCGAAGACAATTCCCCAATTAGCGAATCAGTTGATAGTTTTAGTAACTAAAACTCAGTGGCGAGGTGAAGTAGAAGCAGAGATGACAGAGAGAATTGGTAAAGAATATGTGCTTACGTATTATTCTTCTAAGCCGGATTGCGAACAAGATTATATTGAATTGGGTGGAGAAAGATATCCTTTGGTGAAACAAAGTCCGAACGAGTATGAATATACTGAAATTATTGCGGTTGAACGTAATATTTAAAGGATAAAGTTATGGTTGCGAATCCAGACGGAAAGTATATGACTCCCCAGGAATACCTGGAATGGGAAGAACACCAAGAGATTAAATACGAATATATCAATGGTGAAGTCTTTGCCATGACTGGGGGGACAATTCCTCATACTAGTATTGCCTTAAACTTAGCTTCGGCATTAAAAAGTCACCTCCGAGGAAGTTCTTGTCGGGCTTTTATGGCAGATGCAAAAGTAGGAGTAACTGAGAACGGGCCATTTCACTACCCGGATGTTGTCGTGAGTTGTGATGAAAGAGATAGACAAGCTATTAAATTTCTTCAGTATCCTTGTCTAATTGTCGAAGTTCTCTCCCCCAGTACAGAAGCTTACGACAGAGGTCGTAAATTTATTCAGTACCGCCGTATCAAAACTTTACAAGAATATGTTCTTATTGATGCTGAAAAAATTAGTTTAGATTGCTTTCGTATCAATGACAAAGGGATTTGGGAGTTACATCCTTATGAAGAAGGGGATGAGGTTAATTTAACTAGCGTTGATTTTAACTTTCCGATTTCTTTAGTTTATGAAGATGTTCAGTTTCCAACTTGAGTTTAGGGAAAACTAGAGACAGTGGCAGAAAAAGTAAACCCACACTCGGATGATTAAAAATGACAGCACACGAAAGAGAACAGTTAATTAAAGATATCAACGTACTGCTGCATCAAGCTTATGACAGTACTTTAGATGAAATTTATGCACTCTTAAAAAGAATCGATGATGTAGACGATGAAGAAGACTTAAAAGCCATTAAAGAAGCTAGGGAAGATATACGCATTAATGGCACTGTGTCTTGGGATGAAATTCAAAACGAAATAAACAAGGATATTGCGTGAGTTACGAAGTTAAATTTTCAAGGGGTGCGAAAAAGTAGTTTAGGAAACTACCTATAGACGTACAACAGCGCATACAAACTAAAATCAACGACTTGGCAATAGAACCGCGTCCAAACGGGGTAAAAAAATTACAAGCTGATGATAATTCATATCGTATTCGAGTAGGAGATTATCGAGTGGTTTATGAAATAGGTGATGATGTTTTGATAGTAACTGTAATTAAAATAGGACATCGTAGCGATATTTATAAAGATGAAAGTTAGCAGAGTCGGGAATATGGTGCTACTAATCCTGATGAACCGCAAGTGTATCGACGTGGTGAGGTAGCTGAAGCTGAACCCGCAGTGCCAGGATGGACTATGTTAGTGGATAATTTGTTTGTTTAGCGATCGCCCACATACTAGTATAAAATAATGCGGTAATAAGTGCGATCGCTTCCAACTTTCGGTTAAAATAGCAACAATGTAGATATTAAAACAATGGCGGAAACTGGCAGAATCAGGGTTGCTAAAGATAAGGCTGAGTTAGTAAAAGATTTAACATCTTCAAATGGTGGAACAGGCCCTTTTAATACTTTTGCTGATGTGATTGTGTTTGCAGCAGCTTTGGGTGCAAAGCATAAAAAACGTGTGCCTTTGGGAGAGATTTCTAAAAGGGAACCGTCGCCAATACCCCAAGAACAGTTTATAGTCAGGGGATATAATACAGTAATAAATTTAATAGCAATTGCTGAAACTCAAGAGATTAAACTTTTATCTCTCGAAGAAGGAAACAATAACGAAAAACGTAATTATATTTTTGAAGAATATGCCAATGGTGGACTTGAAATATTACAATCAGAAATCCGGGGCGCAGTAGATTATTCTGAAAGAATTTTATTGATTCTCAGTCATGAAAGGTTTCAAGATAACTCCCAAGAAGAAGAGTTTGATTTAAGCAAATTTCTTTCATAAGACAACATCAATTTATTGCTGAATAATTACCAACAGATTGAGCAAATACTTACGATTTATATAAAAATTAAATAATGAGTAAAGCACAACAGCCAGTACATCAGCTAAGTTTAATTTATTACTGTGAATGTTTTTCTAATATTAAGGTGTATAAAAGTAAAAATAAGGGTGATGCTCTTAATAAACCCATATTACTTTTATCTATAATTGACCTAATTACACAAGATTTAATAACAGATAATCGTATTACAATATCAGATGAATTGATTGATACATTCAAGAAGTATTGGGAAGTACTTGCTTCTAGTACTTTTAAGGGAAGTGATTTTGCCCTTCCTTTTTTTCATCTAAAAAATGACCAAGGGAAATTTTGGCATCTTCGTTATAGTTCGGAATATGATGGGGGTCGTCCGCAAACAATTCCCAAACTCAGGGAAGATGTTGGCTATGCATATTTGGATGATGAACTATTTAATTTCATTCAAGATGAAATTTCTAAGCAAATATTAATTGATGCACTTATTTCAGCTTGGCTACCATCTGAAGATAATACGATAGAAACTTTTTTAAACATTAACCAAAGTTTTGAAGATGTACCTTTACAGATAGACAAAACTATTGAGTCTAGTAATTTAGATGCTAATCCTAGATGGAGATTAAAAAAAGCATTAATTAGAAATGCTTTTTTCAGGAAAGCCATTATAAGTATTTATGATTACAAATGTGCTTTTTGTGGACTTAAAGTAACTAAATCTGTAACTCAAAACATCGTTGATGGCGCACATATAAAGCCATTCTCACAATTCTATGATAGTAGAATTCATAATGGAATAGCACTGTGTAAAAACCATCATTGGGCATTTGATCGCGGTTGGTTTGCTGTAGATGAGCAATACAAAATTATAGTTAGTAATCATTTGGAAGAAGCATCTCCCCATGCTAAACCTATGAAAAATTTTCATGGTGAAACAATACTTCTACCAAATACAGAGCAACATTTTCCAGAACAGGAAGCGCTGCAATGGCATCGCCAAAACATATTTCAATCAAGATGAAATAAATATCAAACTATACCTATATAAGAGTTTAACTACCAATATGGGTATAGTTATTAGCGCTCAGGTAAGTTTAACTATTCAGTTAACTTCAACATGGGAACTAAAAGAAGGTTAGACCATGTTGAAGCAGAACGCCCAAAGGCGGCTGGATTTCCCCTCCCCTCATTTCTGTAGGCAGTTAGCAAGTTATTCAGGAGAGTGTTTCCCATCTCATCCATTACAGAATAGCTGGAAGTCCTACCGCTTTCGGTTCAACAAACAGGCCATCAAAACTTATAGTTTTATCTTCCACAGTCCTAGCATCCGCCAAAGCCTTACGAAGTTCAGCACGTTCCATCTGTTCCTGAATTCCACCCAGGATATAAACTAATAACTTCGCCGCCAAATCTCGTCCAGCAACCTGTACACGCTTTTTATTTGGGTCATATAAAACCCCATACCAGAGAGATTGGGGATATTCCATACCACTAAAACCACCTTGCTGGTCAAACTTCCGCAGTTTCTTAAAAATATCTGCTAAGGAAAAACCTTTTTTAAATACCAAAATTCCCAAAGCTTGCGCTAATGCAACTTGAGCAACTGGACGGAAAAGCATATTTCCTTCACCTCCATCCTTCTCAAAGCTAAAGCGCCGTAAAGCTGGTGTATCCTCGTGTTCTAAAATTTTATAACTAGAAAGACTAGCCAAAAAATCAAATAGCTTTTTAAATTCCTCAATTCCCTGCTCAATTTCTTCATCCTCTGGACGCATGGGAATTAGACCTTTCTCCAAGGGTTTCCAGTGAGGAAACTTATGAACTAAATATCGCTCAGACATATCTTGTAGAGCTTGCAAAGTCGTCAAAACTGTAGAATTGGAGGCTACTGTTGCACTATTCCAATTAACACGAGGATTGCGCTCTTGTCGTTGTTCTAATAGTGGATGTGTAACTGCAATTTTTCTAGCAACGATCGCAAAACCATCATCTTCATTCAACTGTGTTAGCTGACCTTTAGTCAACGGTGCAGCCATCAGGTTGACATGAACAAAAATCGATCTCACCCTCCGCCTCGCCTCGGTGCGAGTTTCCCCAGCCGCTACCGCACAGATGAACTCAATACCAATTTTCTCTTTGGGTAAATTTTGCAAGTAAGCAAGGTCTACTTGGTACTTTTCTATCAAATCATTGACTGTAATAAAACTGTCATCAGCACCTTTATCTTTTTTATAGCGCTGGAGTTTGCGAGTTTTAATTAACTCCATCAACCCCTGTACACCCATTAATCGGTGTTGACCATCTAGTGCATAAATAGTTACATCATCCTCAGAAATATTTAGCAGACCTACTTTAGCGTCTTTATCTAAGGGGACGAAATCAGTAGTAGACTTGGTGGCACGTCCTTCACTATCCCACTCAGCAGCTTTGGGATTATCTACCCACGGTTGATTAATTACTACTAGTACTGGCGGAAACTTATGGTTGTGTCGAGCCGCCAAATACTGCACTAGTGGCGCTTGACGTGACCAATCAAGGGGACGCTGTTGAATTTCATCAATACTATCCGCGTCAATCTCGACATTATCAGTTTCAGGATTATACTTTTTTTGAAACAGAGGTAAGCCAGAGGCGAAGTGAACCCGACCTGCAAACCATTCCAGTGTAACAGAGCTAACATAAGCCTCAGTACCACCCATCTCGGTTTTTTGAACGAGAATCTGATCTTTTCTCCCTAAAAACTTCTCTAGGAGTAAAGCTAGTACCTGTTTTTCCTTGTTTTCCCGTTCCAGGTATTCTCTAGCGATGTCAGCAGTGGGGTCAGATGCA
This Nostoc sp. C052 DNA region includes the following protein-coding sequences:
- a CDS encoding integrase — encoded protein: MKWTLEAVNDRLKAGKIGVVVCVRGDRLSLRATFPPKPGSSKVVWHQQYLSLGIYANPAGLQRAEAEAKEIGGLLANGRFDWEKYQNSPLSTATAHSSEHWIARFEADYYARRGQTPTTIATWKSDYLPAWKLLQGEITSANLIAAASNVPANTRKRKLVCEKFAALAKFAGVTVDLSPYTGTYGASESSPRYIPSTSEIEEVRSLFDDRPDWQWAYGVLSTYGLRPHEIFFCEISPEPPHILKVLKGKTGSREVYPYHKRWAVDWELYKSYELPVLGKTFKDYGNRVGKTFSRRKVSFTPYCLRHAFCIRLSTEYKIPVAVAADWTGHDSAVFLRIYNRWISESEKRRVFDESQNASPRVQL
- the argF gene encoding ornithine carbamoyltransferase, whose translation is MAALLGRDLLSLVDISPIELQELLELAAQLKSQQLKLQCNKVLGLLFSKASTRTRVSFTVAMYQLGGQVIDLNPNVTQVSRGEPLQDTARVLDRYLDILAIRTFAQQDLETFAEYAKIPVINALTDAEHPCQVLADLLTIQESFDTLAGLTLTYVGDGNNMANSLMLGCALVGMNVRIATPKGYEPDSRIVEQARAIANRKTEVLLTHDPELAAKGSAVLYTDVWASMGQEAEADNRMPIFQPYQISEQLLSLADPEAIVLHCLPAHRGEEITEEVIEGSQSRVWEQAENRLHAQKALLASILGAE
- the lexA gene encoding transcriptional repressor LexA; its protein translation is MERLTEAQQELYEWLAEYIRTHQHSPSIRQMMQAMNLKSPAPIQSRLEHLRTKGYIEWTEGQARTIRILRPVKQGVPILGTIAAGGLIEPFTDAVDHLDFSNFDLPPQTYALRVAGDSMIEDLITDGDVVFLRPVAEPNHLKNGTIVAARVDGFGTTLKRFYRQGDRVTLKPANPKYNPIEVSAIQVQVQGSLIGVWRGYN
- a CDS encoding DNA phosphorothioation system restriction enzyme, which translates into the protein MYLTKNPVLQLPTFRLKLPFARESKGSYYTPQPLPGCPRMPVSLQLRQYQRQAIASWFTNNGRGTLKMATGSGKTITALAIACELYQQINLQVLVVVCPYRHLVTQWARECEKFNLQPILAFENLRTWQSQLSTQIYNLRSGSQRFVTVITTNSTLIGDGFQSQLKYFPAKTLIIGDEAHNLGAPKLEESLPRSVGLRLALSATPERYFDDFGTQSLFDYFGPVLKPEFTLRDAIAQGALVHYLYYPVLVELTEAESIAYLKLTKRIGRSLLYRDRENGDAGSFEDNEDLKPLLMQRARLIGAAENKLNALRDLMITRRETTHTLFYCSDGSQDAGQRSSLRQLKAVAKILGVDLGYKVSTYTAQTTLQEREILRHQFESGELQGLVAIRCLDEGVDIPAIQTAVILSSSGNPRQFIQRRGRVLRPHPGKERATIFDMIVLPPDLDRETIEVERNLLKKELRRFVEFADLADNAGEARMKLLDLQKRYGLLDI
- a CDS encoding AAA family ATPase — encoded protein: MKLTSIKLCNFRSFYGTTPEMLLAGGDVQNTTIIHGNNGSGKTSLLNAFTWVLYEKFSAAFASIEQLVNKRAIAEAQKGQAVECWVEIGWEHEGKRYRVKRACRGYKNEGDFDAGKTQLTMWVGADDGKWNIPTQQPDDIINQILPATLHQYFFFDGERIEEIVRSDKKAEIAEATKIFLGVEVINRSIRHLGDAKKALENELKAIGDSETKQLLRQQEKIERERERITKRQTEIKEELEYQQTFKKETSNRLRELSAAKELQERWQDLESQKTANQEEYKKTKEALKKVISARGYTVLLSETTSQFRGIINDLKQRGELTSGISREFISDLLNSQRCICGAELHEGNHSHTHVSTWLNKAGSSAVEETAIRMIAQVDEIDKQAIGFWEEVDREQTRINQLRQSISQIEGDLDNIQERLRKDANEEISSLQKRLDEIESKIDELNREQGANQQQIAQLTTEIEGLNKQIAKQKLNEDKQTLAQRRIYATQDAIERLTEVRNRQEQQFRLQLEKRVQEIFMEISVTPYIPKISEKYELTLVENTTGIEAPVAASTGENQILSLSFIASIIDKVREWSEKRKMMMIPDSSTFPIVMDSPFGSLDENSRRHIAKTIPQLANQLIVLVTKTQWRGEVEAEMTERIGKEYVLTYYSSKPDCEQDYIELGGERYPLVKQSPNEYEYTEIIAVERNI
- a CDS encoding Uma2 family endonuclease yields the protein MVANPDGKYMTPQEYLEWEEHQEIKYEYINGEVFAMTGGTIPHTSIALNLASALKSHLRGSSCRAFMADAKVGVTENGPFHYPDVVVSCDERDRQAIKFLQYPCLIVEVLSPSTEAYDRGRKFIQYRRIKTLQEYVLIDAEKISLDCFRINDKGIWELHPYEEGDEVNLTSVDFNFPISLVYEDVQFPT
- a CDS encoding type II toxin-antitoxin system RelE/ParE family toxin is translated as MAIEPRPNGVKKLQADDNSYRIRVGDYRVVYEIGDDVLIVTVIKIGHRSDIYKDES
- a CDS encoding DNA phosphorothioation-associated protein 4, producing the protein MAETGRIRVAKDKAELVKDLTSSNGGTGPFNTFADVIVFAAALGAKHKKRVPLGEISKREPSPIPQEQFIVRGYNTVINLIAIAETQEIKLLSLEEGNNNEKRNYIFEEYANGGLEILQSEIRGAVDYSERILLILSHERFQDNSQEEEFDLSKFLS
- a CDS encoding HNH endonuclease, producing MSKAQQPVHQLSLIYYCECFSNIKVYKSKNKGDALNKPILLLSIIDLITQDLITDNRITISDELIDTFKKYWEVLASSTFKGSDFALPFFHLKNDQGKFWHLRYSSEYDGGRPQTIPKLREDVGYAYLDDELFNFIQDEISKQILIDALISAWLPSEDNTIETFLNINQSFEDVPLQIDKTIESSNLDANPRWRLKKALIRNAFFRKAIISIYDYKCAFCGLKVTKSVTQNIVDGAHIKPFSQFYDSRIHNGIALCKNHHWAFDRGWFAVDEQYKIIVSNHLEEASPHAKPMKNFHGETILLPNTEQHFPEQEALQWHRQNIFQSR
- a CDS encoding DGQHR domain-containing protein, which encodes MKDSASDPTADIAREYLERENKEKQVLALLLEKFLGRKDQILVQKTEMGGTEAYVSSVTLEWFAGRVHFASGLPLFQKKYNPETDNVEIDADSIDEIQQRPLDWSRQAPLVQYLAARHNHKFPPVLVVINQPWVDNPKAAEWDSEGRATKSTTDFVPLDKDAKVGLLNISEDDVTIYALDGQHRLMGVQGLMELIKTRKLQRYKKDKGADDSFITVNDLIEKYQVDLAYLQNLPKEKIGIEFICAVAAGETRTEARRRVRSIFVHVNLMAAPLTKGQLTQLNEDDGFAIVARKIAVTHPLLEQRQERNPRVNWNSATVASNSTVLTTLQALQDMSERYLVHKFPHWKPLEKGLIPMRPEDEEIEQGIEEFKKLFDFLASLSSYKILEHEDTPALRRFSFEKDGGEGNMLFRPVAQVALAQALGILVFKKGFSLADIFKKLRKFDQQGGFSGMEYPQSLWYGVLYDPNKKRVQVAGRDLAAKLLVYILGGIQEQMERAELRKALADARTVEDKTISFDGLFVEPKAVGLPAIL